The genomic region CGGTCCGCATCCATTTCCATCCGCCCATCGTCTTCTGAGTGCCTGGGCCTGAAGCGGGATATGAATTGGAGGGGCGTCCCAGAGATGATGGATACATCTTTCACGCGCCTGCTGGTACATCTGGAAAGAATCCTGTCCAATTCCTCCTCCATTGAACTGATCAGCTCGGCTATTTCGGAGTCGCTTATCCCGACGTATTCGTCGATGTCCAATGCGGGCCTGTCCCTGTCATACAGGGCGGATTTGGCTTCGGCCAGCACGCTTCTCATATCCTTCCCATCTAGGCTGCCGATATCCAGCATTTTGGAAGAGCACAGGCTGAGCACCGGTTTCATGTCATCCATAACGTTACCCTCGAGATTGTCGGTGCCTCCCATGGCTTCCAAACGCTCTCCGATGCGCTCTATATTCGGTCTCATGCGCTCGCAGGTGCGTTCGAAAAGAATCTCCTCCATGTTGGCTATGCTTTTTCTGAGCCTGTCAGCGCGCTTCTGAGCCTGCACATCCTCGCACATCTCAGGATGGTCCAGAAGGAATTCTTTGGTCGGAACTCCCAAGCGAAGGATCCCGTCGCCCAGCTCCTTTTTATCGAAAGCCCTCAGAATTCCTCTCAGAACCTGCTCCACCGAATTGTTGGTGGGAGCGAACACCGCCACTTTGAGGCCGTGGGCGATGCAGGTCCTGATGCATGTGGCCAGAACGAATTGGGTTTTCCCGGTGCCGGGAGCGCCCCACACATAGGAAAGCCCGTTGGACAGGATGCTTTCCACCGCCGATATCTGCTGTTCAGATGGAGATGAGCCATCGGGAAAGATGGGTTCCCATTCCGAAGGAGGACGTGGTGGGAACCCAATGGACCGCGAATGCTTCGACAAGAACTCCGATGCCGCCCTGATGAGGAATTTCATGTCCGAAACTACCATTAGGCTGGGATGACCGACCGATAAAAGAGTAAGAAGTTCAGGCCCCGGCCTTATGACTATTGTGCGCGACACATCGTCGTAACGGGTGAATCCAGCCTCATCCCCATGGTACAGATCGGAGCCTACCATGAGCATCAACGACTCTGTATCCTGCAGCGGGGAGAAAAGATGCAGAACGGCATAATCGCCCCGCACATCATAGGATGAGACCTCCGATACGCTCATGCCCATAGGCGGATCCGTGGCGAATTGCATGTCTTCGACGTACGAATAAAGCGATGACGCGGAATCCGGCAGCACTTTCGACAGCTCTTCGCGATCCATGGATGTGAACCGCAGGAAGCCCGATAAAAGGCGTTCCGGACGGTCTTAAGATTGTTATGGTCAAGCGTAGAAGCTTGAATAGGCTGAGGTGTCCTTCGGCGGGAAATCGGGCTTGCCAGACTCGAACTCGGCCCAATCCGTCGGCTCCCTGGAGATGGCGGTGACGGCCGTCTCCGTCCTGAACTAAATGCAATCCTTTTCGACGGTGTATTTGACCCCGTGGATTACCCCCACGCAGGCATCCAAGAAATCCCCGTCGGGATCTTCCGCGCTCCAGTCGAATTTCAGAGAGGTTAGTTTGGATGTCCTGACCCCGAAAAGCCCTCTGGTTTTTTTCACGGCTCTGTGGAGTACGCAGCCCCTTCCCAGATCGAGCGCCCAATAGCACGCGTTCGCATCGGTCTCGTCCTCGAGCCTTCTCCATCCGGTGAAATCGTCCATCTCAAGGCCGGCATATATCAGGTATTGGGTCTCTCCGGAAATCACGAAACCGCAATGCAGCATCGGATATTTTTGTTTAAGGATGCAGGATTGATTTTCGGAGTCCGATTTATATCATATCACTGCATTCTGGGCTTCATGTTCGCAGATGCATGCCGCATTGCGAAGGGATTCACGCGCCCCGTCGCCACGTCCCTCCGTTTCCAGGACGGAGCCATAAGCACAATCCTCAATTCGTTCATCTTAGTCAACGAAGATGGTTGGGCGATCACCGCAGGCCATACCTTCGATTCCCTGGTGAAGTTCGAAGGCGACCGCAAAAAGATCGCCGAAATCAATCAGATGAACTCGGGATCCTCGGAACCAGCCAAAATGGATCCCAAATTCATCCTGAACCATTCGTTTTGGTGGGGATGGGACGGGGTCATGATCAGAGAGGTCACCGTGGACAGGAAAATCGACATAGCGCTCGTGAAACTCGCCAATATCAGGCCGAATATGGTTCCGAACTATCCGGTCTTCGCCGATCCCAACGACGTTTCCATCGGGAGCAGCGTATGCAGGCTCGGACATCCTTTCGTGGATCCGCCGACCGAATTCGACGTGTCCCGCAGCGCCTTCAGAATTCCCAAGATAGATTCCGATATGAGCATATTCGCCAATGATGGCATAGTGTCCAAGATAGTGACCGTAAAGAAAGCCGGGAACAGCCCCTTCGATGCCATGTACATCGACATATCCACCCCCGGTTACAGAGGCCAAGCCGGAGGGCCGATCGTCAACGCCGAAGGCAAAGTGTGCGGGATGCAGATAAACACCATAGCGATGCCGTTCGGATTCCATTTCATGGATTCGGAGAAGAATCCCATCGAAGACCAGTTCTGCTGCATCGGGCGCGCCGTCCACGTGAAGACGATCAGGCAGTTCCTGGACTCCAAGAATATATCGTATAGAAGCGACGACTCGGGCGAGGAATACAGGATCATCGGCTGAGAGATCAGTCAGCACTCACTCGATGCGGTAAGAGATCCCGGCCGCATCGAGGAATCTTCTCATCGAGTCGATATGCAGAGCCATCCCTTCTATCGACATCAGAGGTTTCATCACGCCATCGTCGTTGGCTCCGCTGTAACCCAAAGGGACGCAGCGGGTCAAGGTCTGCATTCCGATGACGTATCCTTCGGAATCGAAAAGAGGGCCCCCGGACTGCCCCTTCATGCCTGCGCTGGATGTTATGATGCATCTCATGTCTGGACCGTCGCGTATCTGGGATATGATGCCGCTGTTGAACAGAGGCGCGGCCGAAGCGGAATCGTCGCCTTCTTCAATGGCATAGCCGAGCCTTCCGAATGATCCGCCTATGGAGATTCCGATGCCGTCAGATAGCAAAGGATATTCCGAGACCCACTCTGGGTCGAAAGGGTCCAGCCTTCCTGCGGCCATATCGGTAGCGTCGTCGAAGATCGCCTCGTCGATGCCGACGCCGTCCCATCCCCAGACGGAACTTGCACAATGGTCCTCCATCGCTTCGCTTATGTTATGTTTGGCGGTGACGATCCAACCGGACCTGTTGAGAACTATGAATGTTCCGCATCCGACCCAGGAACCTTTCAGGTCGGACAGCAATACGGGACGCGCGAATTCTTTGGCGGCTCCGTATGCTTCGACGAACATGCGCCCACATTTGTGCGGTTCTATTTAACGGTGCGATATAGGTGCTTATGACCATCGAATCAGTCCCGGCGATTCGGTCGGGATTGCAATCGCATCCTGGCTGCTTTTTC from Candidatus Methanomethylophilaceae archaeon harbors:
- a CDS encoding AAA family ATPase codes for the protein MDREELSKVLPDSASSLYSYVEDMQFATDPPMGMSVSEVSSYDVRGDYAVLHLFSPLQDTESLMLMVGSDLYHGDEAGFTRYDDVSRTIVIRPGPELLTLLSVGHPSLMVVSDMKFLIRAASEFLSKHSRSIGFPPRPPSEWEPIFPDGSSPSEQQISAVESILSNGLSYVWGAPGTGKTQFVLATCIRTCIAHGLKVAVFAPTNNSVEQVLRGILRAFDKKELGDGILRLGVPTKEFLLDHPEMCEDVQAQKRADRLRKSIANMEEILFERTCERMRPNIERIGERLEAMGGTDNLEGNVMDDMKPVLSLCSSKMLDIGSLDGKDMRSVLAEAKSALYDRDRPALDIDEYVGISDSEIAELISSMEEELDRILSRCTSRRVKDVSIISGTPLQFISRFRPRHSEDDGRMEMDADRIFLDEAGYCNLVHAACLLSNGVPIAFLGDHMQLPPVCEMDSDMLAASASNGGRLKNAFLWDMNALHCEELLFWPRDALALAYASGAEPEFRATARCNLTESHRFGQNLASILDRAVYHNGMTGLGKGDLELYYIDAIGAERKERGNEAEKTAIFEYLAKESPDPRSIAILTPYAD
- a CDS encoding trypsin-like peptidase domain-containing protein: MFADACRIAKGFTRPVATSLRFQDGAISTILNSFILVNEDGWAITAGHTFDSLVKFEGDRKKIAEINQMNSGSSEPAKMDPKFILNHSFWWGWDGVMIREVTVDRKIDIALVKLANIRPNMVPNYPVFADPNDVSIGSSVCRLGHPFVDPPTEFDVSRSAFRIPKIDSDMSIFANDGIVSKIVTVKKAGNSPFDAMYIDISTPGYRGQAGGPIVNAEGKVCGMQINTIAMPFGFHFMDSEKNPIEDQFCCIGRAVHVKTIRQFLDSKNISYRSDDSGEEYRIIG
- a CDS encoding trypsin-like peptidase domain-containing protein; its protein translation is MFVEAYGAAKEFARPVLLSDLKGSWVGCGTFIVLNRSGWIVTAKHNISEAMEDHCASSVWGWDGVGIDEAIFDDATDMAAGRLDPFDPEWVSEYPLLSDGIGISIGGSFGRLGYAIEEGDDSASAAPLFNSGIISQIRDGPDMRCIITSSAGMKGQSGGPLFDSEGYVIGMQTLTRCVPLGYSGANDDGVMKPLMSIEGMALHIDSMRRFLDAAGISYRIE